In Mercenaria mercenaria strain notata chromosome 15, MADL_Memer_1, whole genome shotgun sequence, a single genomic region encodes these proteins:
- the LOC123551419 gene encoding protein odr-4 homolog produces the protein MGRTFLADEKIQAYVEKLQRSETWYLGLVIGKLSSPKDYVVHLVRTPEPMEDQAADDDADNAASAETSTRKRRKSQTKPASLEAMNELWASTHAKQVTMMLPGGLSVIGIFAVAPDKMIEKSQAKLRQILFAIQKQERKSPVPEVSGAVTDRVLLQICSTTKKYTCRTIDVNDPKSTFRPAEWKFQSLTETWNRLETNLGVNIPVDIPEKSQSTSLAKQIQNGLQPFCQRLRTSLVQIDGKLRKETELLDQSVEKKGKGKDKSQRSQTTYQCNILVKHSNPCPPAAPVVETTSTQLFKGGTTG, from the exons ATGGGACGAACGTTTTTAGCCGACGAGAAAATTCAAGCATATGTTGAAAAATTACAACGTTCAGAGACATGGTATCTTGGTCTTGTGATAGGAAAG ctgTCGAGCCCAAAGGATTATGTTGTACATCTTGTGCGCACACCGGAACCAATGGAAGATCAGGCCGCTGATGATGATGCAGATAATGCTGCGAGCGCCGAGACATCAACCAGGAAAAGACGGAAGTCACAGACCAAGCCAGCAAGCCTTGAAGCTATGAATGAATTATGGGCTTCTACACATGCTAAACAA gtTACAATGATGTTACCAGGAGGACTGAGCGTAATAGGAATTTTTGCTGTTGCACCAGACAAAATGATTGAAAAATCACAAGCAAAACTCAGACAG ATCTTGTTTGCAATTCAAAAACAGGAGAGAAAATCACCCGTGCCAGAAGTTTCCGGAGCTGTCACAGACAGGGTGCTTCTACAGATCTGTTCTACAACAAAAAA ATACACCTGCCGGACCATAGATGTCAATGATCCAAag AGCACATTTAGACCAGCAGAATGGAAGTTTCAGTCGCTCACAGAAACATGGAATCGTCTAGAGACCAATCTCGGTGTTAATATCCCTGTTGATATCCCAGAGAAATCACAGAGTACATCACTAGCTAAGCAAATACAG aatggtTTACAGCCATTTTGTCAGAGATTAAGAACCAGTCTAGTGCAGATTGATGGTAAACTAAGAAAGGAAACAGAACTTTTGGACCAATCTGTTGAAAAAAAGGGTAAAGGCAAGGATAAGTCACAGAGATCTCAGACAACATATCAGTGCAATATCCTTGTCAAACAT